One region of Oryza sativa Japonica Group chromosome 10, ASM3414082v1 genomic DNA includes:
- the LOC4349006 gene encoding 1-acyl-sn-glycerol-3-phosphate acyltransferase BAT2, chloroplastic produces MGTLLRPRPLAHAAGAGDATPSTAHAVVVSGGRGRGVECQPHRVRRRPGPQVAVATASWRRRRETVVRSDFAAGGAATMGDSPQALSDIDVVSRVRGVCFYAVTAVAAIFLFVAMVVVHPLVLLFDRYRRRAQHYIAKIWATLTISMFYKLDVEGMENLPPNSSPAVYVANHQSFLDIYTLLTLGRCFKFISKTSIFMFPIIGWAMYLLGVIPLRRMDSRSQLDCLKRCVDLVKKGASVFFFPEGTRSKDGKLGAFKRGAFSVATKTGAPVIPITLLGTGKLMPSGMEGILNSGSVKLIIHHPIEGNDAEKLCSEARKVIADTLILNGYGVH; encoded by the exons ATGGGGACCCTCCTCCGGCCGCGTCCGctcgcccacgccgccggcgccggcgacgccacgCCGTCGACCGCGCACG CGGTGGTGGTGAGCGGTGGCCGCGGCCGTGGCGTGGAGTGCCAGCCGCATCgggtgcgccgccgcccgggTCCGCAGgttgcggtggcgacggcgagctggaggaggcggagggagaCCGTGGTGAGATCGGATTTCGCCGCTGGTGGTGCCGCTACCATGGGGGATTCGCCGCAGGCGCTCTCAG ACATCGATGTGGTTTCAAGGGTCAGAGGGGTTTGCTTCTACGCGGTGACTGCAGTTGCAGCAATCTTTTTGTTTGTCGCCATGGTTGTGGTTCATCCACTTGTGCTCCTATTTGACCGATACCGGAGGAGAGCTCAGCACTACATTGCAAAGATTTGGGCAACTCTGACAATTTCCATGTTCTACAAGCTTGACGTCGAGGGAATGGAGAACCTGCCACCGAATAGTAGCCCTGCTGTCTATGTTGCGAACCATCAGAGTTTCTTGGATATCTATACCCTTCTAACTCTAGGAAGGTGTTTCAAGTTTATAAGCAAGACAAGTATATTTATGTTCCCAATTATTGGATGGGCAATGTATCTCTTAGGAGTAATTCCTTTGCGGCGTATGGACAGCAGGAGCCAGCTG GACTGTCTTAAACGGTGTGTGGATTTGGTGAAAAAAGGAGCATCTGTATTTTTCTTTCCAGAGGGGACTAGAAGCAAAGATGGAAAGCTAGGTGCATTTAAG AGAGGTGCATTCAGTGTGGCTACAAAGACCGGTGCTCCTGTGATACCTATTACTCTTCTCGGGACAGGGAAACTGATGCCTTCTGGAATGGAAGGCATCCTTAATTCAGGTTCAGTAAAGCTCATTATTCACCATCCAATTGAAGGGAATGATGCTGAGAAATTATGTTCTGAAGCAAGGAAGGTGATAGCTGACACTCTTATTCTAAACGGTTATGGAGTGCACTAA
- the LOC136351217 gene encoding protein Rf1, mitochondrial-like, producing the protein MARRAASRVRAGAVGALRSEGSTQGRGGRTGGSGAEDARHVFDELLRRGRGASIYGLNCALADVARHSPAAAVSRYNRMARAGADEVTPNLCTYGILIGSCCCAGRLDLGFAALGNVIKKGFRVDAIAFTPLLKGLCADKRTSDAMDIVLRRMTQLGCIPNVFSYNILLKGLCDENRSQEALELLQMMPDDGGDCPPDVVSYTTVINGFFKEGDLDKAYGTYHEMLDRGILPNVVTYSSIIAALCKAQAMDKAMEVLTSMVKNGVMPNCRTYNSIVHGYCSSGQPKEAIGFLKKMHSDGVEPDVVTYNSLMDYLCKNGRCTEARKMFDSMTKRGLKPEITTYGTLLQGYATKGALVEMHGLLDLMVRNGIHPNHYVFSILICAYAKQGKVDQAMLVFSKMRQQGLNPDTVTYGTVIGILCKSGRVEDAMRYFEQMIDERLSPGNIVYNSLIHSLCIFDKWDKAKELILEMLDRGICLDTIFFNSIIDSHCKEGRVIESEKLFDLMVRIGVKPDIITYSTLIDGYCLAGKMDEATKLLASMVSVGMKPDCVTYNTLINGYCKISRMEDALVLFREMESSGVSPDIITYNIILQGLFQTRRTAAAKELYVGITESGTQLELSTYNIILHGLCKNNLTDEALRMFQNLCLTDLQLETRTFNIMIGALLKVGRNDEAKDLFAALSANGLVPDVRTYSLMAENLIEQGLLEELDDLFLSMEENGCTANSRMLNSIVRKLLQRGDITRAGTYLFMIDEKHFSLEASTASLFLDLLSGGKYQEYHRFLPEKYKSFIESLSC; encoded by the coding sequence atggcgcgccgcgccgcttccCGCGTCCGCGCCGGCGCTGTTGGCGCCCTTCGCTCGGAGGGCTCGACCCAAGGGCGAGGGGGCCGCACGGGGGGCAGTGGCGCCGAGGACGCACGCCACGTGTTCGACGAATTGCTCCGGCGTGGCAGGGGCGCCTCGATCTACGGCTTGAACTGCGCCCTCGCCGACGTCGCGCGTCACAGCCCCGCGGCCGCCGTGTCCCGCTACAACCGCATGGCCCgagccggcgccgacgaggtaaCTCCCAACTTGTGCACCTACGGCATTCTCATCGGTTCCTGCTGCTGCGCGGGCCGCTTGGACCTCGGTTTCGCGGCCTTGGGCAATGTCATTAAGAAGGGATTTAGAGTGGACGCCATCGCCTTCACTCCTCTGCTCAAGGGCCTCTGTGCTGACAAGAGGACGAGCGACGCAATGGACATAGTGCTCCGCAGAATGACCCAGCTTGGCTGCATACCAAATGTCTTCTCCTACAATATTCTTCTCAAGGGGCTGTGTGATGAGAACAGAAGCCAAGAAGCTCTCGAGCTGCTCCAAATGATGCCTGATGATGGAGGTGACTGCCCACCTGATGTGGTGTCGTATACCACTGTCATCAATGGCTTCTTCAAGGAGGGGGATCTGGACAAAGCTTACGGTACATACCATGAAATGCTGGACCGGGGGATTTTACCAAATGTTGTTACCTACAGCTCTATTATTGCTGCGTTATGCAAGGCTCAAGCTATGGACAAAGCCATGGAGGTACTTACCAGCATGGTTAAGAATGGTGTCATGCCTAATTGCAGGACGTATAATAGTATCGTGCATGGGTATTGCTCTTCAGGGCAGCCGAAAGAGGCTATTGGATTTCTCAAAAAGATGCACAGTGATGGTGTCGAACCAGATGTTGTTACTTATAACTCGCTCATGGATTATCTTTGCAAGAACGGAAGATGCACGGAAGCTAGAAAGATGTTCGATTCTATGACCAAGAGGGGCCTAAAGCCTGAAATTACTACCTATGGTACCCTGCTTCAGGGGTATGCTACCAAAGGAGCCCTTGTTGAGATGCATGGTCTCTTGGATTTGATGGTACGAAACGGTATCCACCCTAATCATTATGTTTTCAGCATTCTAATATGTGCATACGCTAAACAAGGGAAAGTAGATCAGGCAATGCTTGTGTTCAGCAAAATGAGGCAGCAAGGATTGAATCCGGATACAGTGACCTATGGAACAGTTATAGGCATACTTTGCAAGTCAGGCAGAGTAGAAGATGCTATGCGTTATTTTGAGCAGATGATCGATGAAAGACTAAGCCCTGGCAACATTGTTTATAACTCCCTAATTCATAGTCTCTGTATCTTTGACAAATGGGACAAGGCTAAAGAGTTAATTCTTGAAATGTTGGATCGAGGCATCTGTCTGGACACTATTTTCTTTAATTCAATAATTGACAGTCATTGCAAAGAAGGGAGGGTTATAGAATCTGAAAAACTCTTTGACCTGATGGTACGTATTGGTGTGAAGCCCGATATCATTACGTACAGTACTCTCATCGATGGATATTGCTTGGCAGGTAAGATGGATGAAGCAACGAAGTTACTTGCCAGCATGGTCTCAGTTGGAATGAAACCTGATTGTGTTACATATAATACTTTGATTAATGGCTACTGTAAAATTAGCAGGATGGAAGATGCGTTAGTTCTTTTTAGGGAGATGGAGAGCAGTGGTGTTAGTCCTGATATTATTACGTATAATATAATTCTGCAAGGTTTATTTCAAACCAGAAGAACTGCTGCTGCAAAAGAACTCTATGTCGGGATTACCGAAAGTGGAACGCAGCTTGAACTTAGCACATACAACATAATCCTTCATGGGCTTTGCAAAAACAATCTCACTGACGAGGCACTTCGAATGTTTCAGAACCTATGTTTGACGGATTTACAGCTGGAGACTAGGACTTTTAACATTATGATTGGTGCATTGCTTAAAGTTGGCAGAAATGATGAAGCCAAGGATTTGTTTGCAGCTCTCTCGGCTAACGGTTTAGTGCCAGATGTTAGGACCTACAGTTTAATGGCAGAAAATCTTATAGAGCAGGGGTTGCTAGAAGAATTGGATGATCTATTTCTTTCAATGGAGGAGAATGGCTGTACTGCCAACTCCCGCATGCTAAATTCCATTGTTAGGAAACTGTTACAGAGGGGTGATATAACCAGGGCTGGCACTTACCTGTTCATGATTGATGAGAAGCACTTCTCCCTCGAAGCATCCACTGCTTCCTTGTTTTTAGATCTTTTGTCTGGGGGAAAATATCAAGAATATCATAGGTTTCTCCCTGAAAAATATAAGTCCTTTATAGAATCTTTGAGCTGCTGA